A DNA window from Actinomadura coerulea contains the following coding sequences:
- a CDS encoding helix-turn-helix domain-containing protein, with the protein MQTMQYKDLDTLPTVVSIMTAARALGLSRTYAYELAKRGDFPCRIIRVGTTYRVPTAELRKLLGVT; encoded by the coding sequence ATGCAGACCATGCAGTACAAAGACCTCGACACGCTCCCTACGGTCGTCAGCATCATGACTGCCGCACGCGCACTTGGACTGTCCCGCACGTACGCCTACGAGCTGGCGAAGCGTGGCGACTTCCCCTGTCGCATCATCCGAGTCGGCACCACCTACCGCGTGCCGACCGCGGAACTCCGCAAGTTGCTCGGCGTCACGTAG